The DNA window GGGAAGTGCCAGGGCACGCACGAGGCTGCCCGGGTCCAGGCCCCGACACCTGCCGGCCTTCCGCAGCGGCCGAAACTCGATCATCAGTCGTGACAGTGATCCACCTGATGGGTCGCGCAGAAATCCGAAGCAGGCTAGGGCTCAGCCGGGCCCGGATTTACCAGCTCACCCAACGCCCCGACTTCCCGAAGCCGTGCGCGGAGCTGCTGGGAGGCGGAATCTGGCTGGCTGACGATGTTGAGGCGTGGATCCGTCAGTACCGGCCTGAGCTGGCCGAGGGTCCCGACGCCTTCTGACCCAGGACGCATAAAAGCCCCGCTCTCCTGCAGGAGGGCGGGGCTTTTATGTGAGGAGGGCTGAGATCAGCGGTCGGCCGTGGCGCTGGTCGGCAGCAGGCTCGGGTCCGTGCTGTCGCCGACCGTGGTGCTCACGATCGACGTCAGCACCGACAGCACCGCGGCGCCACCCGCGATACCGGCCGCCCCGAGCGGGTCGACGTCGAACAGGTTGAAGGCGTCGCCGCCCCAGAGCAGCAGGAGCGCCTGGGCGGAAGACTTGACCGCGCGCTCACCGGTAGCCAGCCAGAACACTTTCTTGAACATCGATGCTCCCAACTTTGTCGTACACGTGTTCGATAATCAGGGGATGGGCATGCAGAACGGCACCTTGGACCAGGCGACGAACAGATGGATTCAGGACGAAGCGGATAAGCACTACAACGGGGATTGGGGCCGTGCGGCAGCAGCCATCCTGGAAGCGGCACACGCCCGAGCAGCTCACCCAGAAGACCAGTGGGCGGAGCTCGACTCGCGGGTCAAGAGCCGCGCGAAGTAGGTCAGCCGCACGTCTCCTGCGGTGACGGGGGTACCGGGTTCAGGCGGCGCTGCTCGTCCGCCTGGGCCCGGGCCATGTTGTACCGGCGGATCTCCGACAGCGCAGCGTCCGGCTGATCAGCAACCACCCGGAGCAGCTCGTCGAGCGCCTGGCGGTCCGCCTCCGCCGCCTCCGCCCGCGCCCGGGTGCTCGAGTTCGCCGACTCGTTGTACCGGGCCTGGCACGAGGTCATCTGGACCTGCCGAACGCCGATCATCACCGACAGGAGCAGGGCAACGGCCGCCATCAGACGCCAGGCGATGTCGGCAGGCCGCGAAGTCAGCCAGCGTGCAACGGCTGTGGTCATCGGTCGTGGTCTCCTCGGTCTCGGGTAGCCCGCCGCCAGATCAGCGGTCGAGCAGCGAGACCGAGGGCCCCGCACGTAACGATGGACAGGGCGGCCTGGAGTCCGTACAGCATGGTCACGTCTGTGCCCCGTCCCGAGGCTCGGCAGACGCACCGGGGGACGGGCTTTCGCTACCGCCTCCGCTGCGGCCGATCGCCGGCGGCGCGAGCGCGAGCACCAGGCCGGCCGGGACGCCCAGGAGGATCGCGTCGGGGAGCTGGCCGCGCACGAGTGAAACGATCACGACGGCGAGCCAGGCCCCGAGTCCGGTGATCATGGTCAGATTCCGGAGCCAGGCCGGCACGTGATCAGCCCCCGTTGGCCGCAGATGGATGGGTCAGGTGGTGCTACGCCGCGGCGAGACGCTCGCCGAGCGCGTCGACGACGTCCTGGGCGATGCCGTCCGGGATCCCCGCGGCGATCCGCTCCGGCGTGAGACCGGCCAGCACGGCGTCCACGATCGCGTCCTCGTCGACCAGGTCCTTGCCGCCGAGCGCGGCCACCTGCTTGGCGAGTGCGCCGATCGCGGCGAGGATGCGGGCCCGCTCGGGCGAGCCGTACGCGTCGACGTTGCTCCAGCGCTGCCAGTTCGGGGTCTTTCCCGTGCCGGGGTTGACGTTGACCTTCAGATCTCCGACCGCCTTGGCGAAGTCGGGCAGGGCGTCCTTGAGCTCGGCCTTGACCGCAGCCCTCAGCTGTTCCGGTGTCACGTCGTCCTCCTCTACGCCCCACGGGCGCGTATCGCTCTCGGTCCTGGTCAGATACCGCGCGCTGATGTGCGCGTGATCGAAGTGCTTGGACGCGCCGGAGTACGTGCGCCACTCGGACCAGCCCCACGAACGGGAGATGATCCGGCCGCGCCAGATGATGTACTGCAGCCGGCCGTAGACGTCCGGACTTGCGTACTCGATGCGTTCCTGGGCGGCGATGTGCTGAATCCGCCGGTCGAACCAGCCACCGGCTTCCCGGCCCGAACCGTCCGGCCACGGCCCATCACTGTCGACATCTACCGCGTGGACCTCGTTCTTGTCGTCTGCGTCGTGATCACGCAGAACGTCGGAGTCCTCGTCCGGGGTGTGATCCGACGACGAGGTATGCGACGAGTCACCGATCGCACCATCGGCGCCCTTGTCCCTGCGCGGGGCGACTGAGTTGAACTCGTCGCGCAGCTTGACCAGGCACGGCACCAGCATCCAGTCAGCCATATCGGCCCTCCGATCAGTAGGTAGGTGCGCCAGGGCAGTCGTCGTACGCGCCCGCTTGCCGGACCACCATCTCGAACGGACCGGAGGCGAAGCCTTTGAAGGCGGCCGTGCCGGCGCTGACGGTCCCACGGAACACGATCCCGACGGTCGCAGCCGTGAACGTCGGCGCGGTGCGGAAACTGCAGCGGAATTCATAGAAACGGGCGCCCGTGGCTGGGAGACCCTGGCGGCCGTAGTCGACGAGGATCGAGCTATCGGGCCGCCGGATCTGCGGGAGGAAATCGAGCGCGGCCGAGGTGGAGACCTGGGAGCGCACGGTCACGTCGTAGGCCCATCCGGGCCGCAGCGCGGTGGCTGCGGTGCAGATGGTCTGGCCTGCGGTTGTGACCGTTTGGACGGTGCCGGTGTTGCTGTAGTAGCCCACGACCCGCCCGACGTCCCGGATGGCTGCCTCAGCAGCCTCGGCGAGGGACTGGCTCAAGAGAGGGCCGTTGGGCGGATCGTCGTCCTCTTGATACGGCAGGCCGTAGATCGGGGTGCTGTCGACCATCGGGTGCTCCTCACAGGGCCATGGCGGTGATGTTGCGGTTTTCGAAGTTGGCCTGCACGGCACCGCCGCGCCGGCGGTACATCGCTGTGATGGTGGTGAGGCCTGGGGTTAGCCCTTCGAGCAGGACGAGCCGCCCTGCGGCGCCCGTCGTACCGAAGGTGACAGCGCTGGAGGAGACGAGGATGTTGCCGGACACGACATACGCACGAGAGGACGCTGCGCCGAGGGTGTTCGCTCCACTGAGCGCGAAACCCATATCGCCACCGGCAATGATCGTGTTCGCGGCAGCGGTTGTGCCCTGAGCTGAGATCTCTGCAGCAAGGAACACCATCAATCGCCCGCTCTTGCCCACGACGATGGAGACCACCGGTCCGCTGCCCGCCTTGAATGAGGTGCTGGTGAAGCTCTCCAGGCCGGTAACGGATGCCGACTGGGTGCGCAGCGAGGACAGCGCGGATACCGCCTCGGGACTGCCCGGGATCGTGAACCGGCCGAGGATGCCCCACGTGTTGCCCGAGACGAGGATGCTGACCACGTCGCCGATGTTCAGGATCGCCGCTTCGCTCGTGTTCAGGATCGACAGGTTCGCCATCACGGTTTCGTCGACGGCCACCAGGTTTTCGGCCGTCTCCTGGTTCCAGGACATCACCACGCCCTGGCGGAACTGGACGCCCGGCCCGGCGTCCGGCGGCCTCAGCAGCTCCACCAGCTCGTCGTCGGCCATCAGGTCTCTCCGATCGTGATCAGGGTTTGCTCCCGGGTGGTGGCCTGCATCGACTCGTCGACGGTGAGCGGGATGGTGAGGGTATCGATCACGTGCGTCTCCGTCTGGCCGCCGTCGACCTCGATCGCCACCGGGTCGTCTGGCTCGATCGCGGGGTTGACAATGGAGCGGAAGTCCACGTTGTACGGGAGCCCCAGCGCGCGTTTCAGGAGTGTCCGCGCGGCCGCCGTTGCGGCGGCGTTGCTGGTCAGCAGCGGGCTCGAAAACGTCCGGTGCACCCGCCCGAACGGCCCACCCCACCTCGTCGGTGACGTCGCGCCGGCATCGACAGCCAGACCGCGTGCTGGCGCGGTCGTGTCGAGGCCCTCGCCCTTGGCCAGGACGCCGTTATAGGTGCCGACCCGGGACAGGCTTCGGGAGGCCTCGACCAGCACGCCACCCTCGCCCTGAGCCACCGTCCACACCGGTGTGGCAGTGCTCGGCAGGTCGGAGATCTTCAAGACGCCGCGGTGGTCGAAATACCAGCGCTTCCCCAACCCGGTGATCAGCTCGTCGACGAATCCGTACCGGTCCTCCTCCACGGCCACGGTGCGACCGATCGGAGCGTTGGCCACCGTGGGCTCGTCCCACTCGATCACCGCAGCCGGGTACGCCTCGGTGACCAGCTGGGCCACCACGGACGCGTTGGTCCGGGCCGCCCCGAACTGCACAGGCGAGGTGAGCTTGCTGTCGACGATCGCGGCCATGCGGTCCACGGCCGTGACCTCTATCGGCCCGTTCGGCGGGACGTCCTGCTCGATGGTGTTGATTCGGTGGTAGCCCAGCGACACCCACTCCACCGCGCCGTTGCCGTAGGCGATCCCGCGCTCCACGAAAACTTCGTTGCCGTACGGGGTGAGCAGGTCCGACCCGTACTGGGGCCACAGCCCGGTGCCGTCGATCTCCAGGCTGAGCTGCGACCGGAGCGCCTGACCGGAGTCAAGGCGGACCTCGCCGTCGATGATCCGGACCTCGGTGCCGATCGGGGTGACTCCGGTCTGCCCGGGTGTGACGACCCAGGCCCGGACCACCGCGGTGTGCGATCCGGTGAGCGTCCGCAGGAACTTGTCGCTGACGGGTCTCACGGGACGATCACCGTCTCGGGATCTGCCACGTACGCGGCGACATCCGCCCATGTCGCGAACGTGGCAATAACGTCTGCCCAGGTGCCGAACTCGGCGAGCAGCGTGGCCCACGTGGCGGCAGCGCCGACCACGTCCGGGCCGGGCGCCGCCCGCTCCGACATGGGCAACGACCACACGCGCCGCCGATCACCCGGCAGCTGGGAGAGTCGGCGATGGCTGCTGGTGCCGACCTTCACGTATCCGGTCGGCACGTCACCGTCGTAGGTCGGCGGCACCTGCAGATAGAGCACATCGCCGAGTGCCAGCATCAGCTCCAGCGCGCGGGTATCGCCGGGGTCGTCGGTGCGGACCTCCAGCTCCCACTCGCGTGGACCGCGGACCTCGGCGACCTCCACGGGAAGGCTGCGGCCCTTAATCGCGAACGATCCCGAGCGGGTCGGCTGGCTAATCGCGGGCGCAGTCCGCACCGTCACGGCCCGGTTGAGGAACGGCCGGGCCACGCTTTTGAGCCACACCCGGTCGATCACTGCGGTGATGACGGCCGTCTCTGTGGAGACCAGCACGTTGCCGCTGGTGTAGCCACGCACGCGATAGGTGACCGGCTTCCCAGGCGGGAACTCGTAGTCGTCGAGAGCCACGGCGCCGGCGGCCGGGGCACGGCGGCCGCCGCCGCGCACGGTCGTCCACCGCCAGCCCGTGAGGCTACGGTCGATGACCGCGTATGCCACCGTGCCGACGACCGTGGCGGAGAGTCGTACGCGGGCCACCGCATCGTCGTAGGTGAGGGTGATCATCGACGCCTCCCCGTCGGCTGCGGCACCATCTTGGTCCGAGGACCTGCTTTCCTTGCCGTCTTGGCGTTCGACTTCTTGATCCGCACGTCGACGAGGTCCTCGATCTCTCGGGTGCCTAGGTAGACGTGCACCTCGATGGGCTGGCCGTTGCGGTCGGTGCCGTCCTGCCGGGCCTCGCGGACCAGGTTGTTGAGCTTGGACAGCGGCATGACCGCCTCGTCCTCGCGGCCTTCACCGACGATCGTGAGCCGGCCGCCGCGGGTCTTCGGGACCACGGCGCCTTTGGCGAGCATCGGAATGTTGGGCGTGTTGAGCGTGACGGACGGGATGCCCATGCCCAGGATCGATCCGCCGCCCAGCGTCAAGCTGAAGTTGTTCCACCGGCCGATCACCCAGTTGATCGCCGACCGGAACGCGGATTTCAGCCCGTCGAACGCGCCGCTGAGCGCGCTACGGAGCCGCCCTGGGAGCGCCTGGAACCAGTCGAGCGCCTGATTGCCCTTGTTGATGATCCCGTTCCAGGCACCCAAGATCCATTTCTGCCACAGGGTGTCCCGGAACCAGGAGCCCACCGCGCTCGCGGCCGATTTGATGCCGCCCCAGGCCGCTTTCCACATCTTCGAGAAGATGTCGGTCTGGCTGGCGATCAGTACGATGCCGGCCACCAGCGCGGCGATCGCGAGCACCACCAGGCCGATCGGGTTCATCGACAGCACCAGGTTCAGCGCGGTCTGCGCGATCGTCCAGAGCTTGACCACGCCGATGACCGTGCCGATGACCAGCGCGAGGGTGCCGAGAACCGCGGCGGCCGGCCCGACGACGGCAGAGTGCCGGTCGATCCAGCCCACCAGGGACTCGATGTACGGGATCGCCTGGCCGATCTTCTCCACCAGCGCGGCCTGCGCGCTCCGCTTGAACGACTCCAGGCGCTGGCTGGCGGACTGCTCCAGCGTCTCGCCCATCTTGTCCGCGGCACCGGACACGTCGCCCATCGACTTTGCGGCCGTGTCCAGGTCGAGCGCCAGCAGCGCACCGCCGAGGTTCTCACCGGGACCGCCGAAGAGGCCTTGGATGGCCTGCTGCGTGGTGGTGGATTCCGGGCCGAGCTCGCGCAGCTTGTCGAGCACCATCTGGAACGCGGCCTGCGCCTTCGGCCCGCCGGCGGCGATTCCGGAGGCCACGGTGTCGGCGTTCAGGCCGAGCGTGGCGAGGGCGTCGGAGGTGGTCTTGCTGCCGTCGACCGCGCGCAGCGAGAACTCTTTGACCGCGTCGGCGACGGAGTCCGCGTCACGGGCGCCGGCCTTCAGCCCCTGGGAGAGCAGGCCCGTGGCGGTTGTTCCGTCGATGCCCATCTTCTGGAACTGGACGGAGTACTCCGAGAACGTATCGAGCAGGTCGCCAGCGTGGTCACCGGTCTGCTGGAAACCGCGGGTGAGGATGTCGAACGCCTCGGCGCTGTCCTTGGCCAGGCCGGTGCGGACCATCTGGCCGGCGGCCCGGGCGGTCTGGGTCACGTCCTGCCCGAACGTATCGGCCAAGGCCTGCGCCTTGAGCGTGACGGACTCGATCTCAGCGTTCGTCGCGTCCTCGTCCAGCAAGCCGGACCCGAGGACACCACGCAGCGTCTCGTTGACCGCTTCCAGGGACTCGCCGAAACCCCTGCCGTAGACGTTTCCCGCGATCTCGCCCATGTCGGCGGCGTACTGAGCGTCCCCACCCAGCTGAGCGGACAGTTTCGCCTTGGCCTTGTCCGCATCGAGGGCACCGACCAGGCCGGCGCCGATTCCGGCGGCGAGCGCCCCACCGATCAGCGGCCCGTACTCGCGGGCCTTCTCCCCTGCGGCCTGGAGCTTGTCCTGGGCGCTGGCCAG is part of the Actinoplanes missouriensis 431 genome and encodes:
- a CDS encoding holin, translating into MFKKVFWLATGERAVKSSAQALLLLWGGDAFNLFDVDPLGAAGIAGGAAVLSVLTSIVSTTVGDSTDPSLLPTSATADR
- a CDS encoding DUF5047 domain-containing protein, with amino-acid sequence MRPVSDKFLRTLTGSHTAVVRAWVVTPGQTGVTPIGTEVRIIDGEVRLDSGQALRSQLSLEIDGTGLWPQYGSDLLTPYGNEVFVERGIAYGNGAVEWVSLGYHRINTIEQDVPPNGPIEVTAVDRMAAIVDSKLTSPVQFGAARTNASVVAQLVTEAYPAAVIEWDEPTVANAPIGRTVAVEEDRYGFVDELITGLGKRWYFDHRGVLKISDLPSTATPVWTVAQGEGGVLVEASRSLSRVGTYNGVLAKGEGLDTTAPARGLAVDAGATSPTRWGGPFGRVHRTFSSPLLTSNAAATAAARTLLKRALGLPYNVDFRSIVNPAIEPDDPVAIEVDGGQTETHVIDTLTIPLTVDESMQATTREQTLITIGET
- a CDS encoding phage tail tape measure protein, with protein sequence MALKLGELVTYLRADDTALARGLASAQDKLQAAGEKAREYGPLIGGALAAGIGAGLVGALDADKAKAKLSAQLGGDAQYAADMGEIAGNVYGRGFGESLEAVNETLRGVLGSGLLDEDATNAEIESVTLKAQALADTFGQDVTQTARAAGQMVRTGLAKDSAEAFDILTRGFQQTGDHAGDLLDTFSEYSVQFQKMGIDGTTATGLLSQGLKAGARDADSVADAVKEFSLRAVDGSKTTSDALATLGLNADTVASGIAAGGPKAQAAFQMVLDKLRELGPESTTTQQAIQGLFGGPGENLGGALLALDLDTAAKSMGDVSGAADKMGETLEQSASQRLESFKRSAQAALVEKIGQAIPYIESLVGWIDRHSAVVGPAAAVLGTLALVIGTVIGVVKLWTIAQTALNLVLSMNPIGLVVLAIAALVAGIVLIASQTDIFSKMWKAAWGGIKSAASAVGSWFRDTLWQKWILGAWNGIINKGNQALDWFQALPGRLRSALSGAFDGLKSAFRSAINWVIGRWNNFSLTLGGGSILGMGIPSVTLNTPNIPMLAKGAVVPKTRGGRLTIVGEGREDEAVMPLSKLNNLVREARQDGTDRNGQPIEVHVYLGTREIEDLVDVRIKKSNAKTARKAGPRTKMVPQPTGRRR